A window of the Pseudodesulfovibrio sp. JC047 genome harbors these coding sequences:
- a CDS encoding lysophospholipid acyltransferase family protein: MLRRIFFVLNLWIVTVFYSRKMLTVDPVNSTPEEYDRWGLAWGHAAVKLSGITIEADMGDVDPQGHYVFICNHQSNLDIPVLFDMLKGNRIRFVAKKSLFQIPIYGKALAHAGHICVDRENRRAAMKSLNEAVETAKNGISPVIFPEGTRNTELEDLMEFKIGGIIIALKSGLPVVPIVMTNTGLVMGKGQMIIDNRPVVRVKALPIIDPSAYTLKDREKFKDDLREMMRSAYKELLAQG; encoded by the coding sequence ATGCTTCGACGTATATTTTTTGTTCTCAATCTTTGGATAGTCACGGTTTTTTATAGCCGGAAGATGTTGACGGTTGATCCTGTCAACTCCACACCTGAAGAGTATGATCGTTGGGGGCTGGCCTGGGGCCATGCCGCGGTCAAATTATCCGGCATCACGATTGAAGCGGATATGGGTGATGTAGATCCTCAAGGTCATTATGTTTTTATTTGTAATCATCAGTCAAATCTCGATATTCCCGTTTTGTTCGATATGCTCAAGGGCAATCGAATTCGATTTGTCGCCAAGAAGAGCCTGTTTCAGATTCCTATCTATGGGAAAGCGTTGGCCCATGCCGGGCATATCTGCGTTGACCGGGAAAACCGTCGTGCGGCCATGAAGTCCTTGAATGAGGCCGTGGAGACCGCGAAGAACGGCATCTCTCCGGTTATTTTCCCGGAGGGGACACGGAATACCGAGCTTGAAGATCTGATGGAATTCAAGATTGGTGGTATTATTATCGCCTTGAAGTCCGGCTTGCCGGTGGTGCCTATTGTCATGACCAACACTGGTCTGGTTATGGGAAAGGGACAGATGATCATTGACAACCGTCCGGTGGTTCGAGTCAAGGCGCTTCCCATTATCGACCCATCGGCGTATACGCTCAAGGATCGAGAGAAATTCAAGGACGATTTGCGTGAA